The genomic region GATTTCTTCGACATATGAATGAGGACAACCAAAACCAAAGAAAACTTCTATAGTACATTATAAGACAATGAAATATAATTTGTACTTATGTATTGTAAATATAATATATATTTACATTCTGGGGAAGATACGCTATGCTGAAACTGGGTAAGAAAGAAGCTTGCATGGAAGTTGTCGGGAACCGTTTCGAATGGAACGAAACCAAGAACGAGGACAACCAGGAAAAACATGGGTTTTCCTTTGAGGCCATCATTCCGATGTTTGATGATCCTTTTTTTTAGAGCGTTTTGATAAAGAACGTTCGAGTGTTGGAGAAGATCGGTTCTTTGGCTTGGGCCGTGTACAGAATTATGTCGTCGTTGCCGTAGTTTACGTAGAAGATGAGCATATCCGAATCATATCTGCACGATTGGCAACTCCATGTGAAGAAAAAATATACTACGACAAAGTAACAAGGAATCTGGACTTATGAAGAAAATAACAGAATTGACCCCGGAATTAGTAGAACGGATAAAAGCAAAAGGCATTGACCTTTCGGATATTCCTGAGCTTACCGAGACTCAGGCCAATGAATTGTATCCCCGAAATTGGAAGCCAGTGAAAAAAGTCATTACCATCCGCATTGACATGGATAACTTGGAATGGCTCCAATCCAAGGGTAAGAAGGGGTATCAGGGTCGTCTTAACGAGGTACTTAGGTGGGCAAGGCTAAAAGGGTGTCCATTCATATAAGCCCGGGTATATGACGTAATCCATGCAACAATACCTTACTGAGTTGTCTGTTGTTTGAAGCTTAGAAGATATTGTACTAATTTAAAAACAGTAGTAGATGATTCTTCCTGAGCTGGAGAATAGTGGGAAAGCCTGTCGTAGATTTTTTGTGCCCGTCTGATTGCAAGTGTTGATTGTCCGGTGTCTGGAATATATTAATGGTCCTTTTGCAATACTACTGTACATAATTATCAAATAAGTTTTTGAACTTGTAAAAGATTGAAAAAGTGATTTTATAAAAATAGTAAGCTACTTACTTGATCTGTGATATCATATAGTCTTACTAAGGGTTTATGAATGGGAAGAAAAAGCTTCCTGTAGTCCGGTTTGAGCAAAGAGGGAGTAAAGGCGTTTGAAATGACTAATAGAATTGTAAAAAATCAAATCAAATTGAAAGTGAAAACAAGGAGTGATGTATTTTTTCCTTGCATAAATCTCTTCGAATCTATTATATTGTAGTTCAGGAAAGGAAAAATGGAAGAGTATCCTCGTCAGCTAAAGAAAGGGCCGTTGGCCGAAACAGTTTTTGAAATTAGATTTACCTCATCTTTACCGGATGATGCTGTTTTCGGTATAATATACCAATCTCTTCTCGCAAAGATTAGCACACAAAACAAAGTTATAAATTTACCAATATTACAAATTCCGCCAGAAATTCGTAGCAGAGATCCAAACTTTAGATACCAACAATATTATCAAATACATAATACGGGCGTATATGATTTGATAATCGGAGTGGGACCTCGTGCTATTTCCTTTTCGAATCGATCTTCCGATTTGGTTTGGGAAAAATATCATGATGCTATTAGTAGTTTGCTCAATGAAATATTGAAACCATCAATATTTATCCAAATTGAACGGACAGGACTTCGGTATATCAATGTATTGGATGAGCCATTATTCAAATCCGCAAATTTACAATTGACTCTTGGAGCCAACCAAATAGGTAAAGATTCTGTAACAAATATTATGACCGAAGTATTAGAACCTGATTCCTATAAAATAACTTTACAGTTAAAGAATAATGCAAGGATTTCAATACAAGGTCAAAAATCTAAGATTGCTTCTATGATTGATATTGATGTTACGCATGACTCGATTTATACTTTTACTGCGTTCAAAAATACCTATGACGAGATACTAGTTCATTCGCATCTGTTGGCTAAGCAAGAATTTTTTGATTTATTAGATAAAGAGTATATAAAAACTTTTGACCCAATTTTCGATGAGGACAAATAAATGTTACACAGTGATACGACATTTAAAAAATTGGCAGCTGTTTTAGGATCTGCAGCGGTCAGTGTTATTCCTGTCAGTGGGGCAAATGATGTTATAGAGTCTGTATATGCAATACCTGTTGAATATATTTCTGTACTTACTACTCCTGAAACATATTCCGATCCTACATACATTACTTACGAAGCTAATGTATTCCAAGACAATCCAGAAGAATCTGTCATAACTTTACCTATTGCAGGGACCGTAAAACTGAGACTTTCGAAATTTAGCAAAAGGGAAAAGGTTTGGATTTAAATGGCAGAAGAAGACTATCCTTGGTATGATTATACGGTATGTGGAAAAACTCTAGAGCAAGGAGATATAATAGAAAATTGTAAGATTATTATACCATCAGATGAAGCTTATGAGTCATTACTCAATGATACAGTAACTGACAGTATTTCTGAATTTGTTGAA from Spirochaetia bacterium harbors:
- a CDS encoding TIGR04255 family protein; amino-acid sequence: MEEYPRQLKKGPLAETVFEIRFTSSLPDDAVFGIIYQSLLAKISTQNKVINLPILQIPPEIRSRDPNFRYQQYYQIHNTGVYDLIIGVGPRAISFSNRSSDLVWEKYHDAISSLLNEILKPSIFIQIERTGLRYINVLDEPLFKSANLQLTLGANQIGKDSVTNIMTEVLEPDSYKITLQLKNNARISIQGQKSKIASMIDIDVTHDSIYTFTAFKNTYDEILVHSHLLAKQEFFDLLDKEYIKTFDPIFDEDK
- a CDS encoding BrnA antitoxin family protein, which encodes MKKITELTPELVERIKAKGIDLSDIPELTETQANELYPRNWKPVKKVITIRIDMDNLEWLQSKGKKGYQGRLNEVLRWARLKGCPFI